One window of Methanomassiliicoccales archaeon genomic DNA carries:
- a CDS encoding radical SAM protein: MRFMDGITARWWSREDGNVRCELCPHRCLLAEGKTGICRTRRNIGNELRSLSYGHVCASTADPIEKKPIFHFRPGSRLFSLGTFGCNLRCDNCQNFVVACANEGELPCEIMNPEDVMRSAVDRCVDGIAWTYNEPIVWLEFILDTAALAKEEGLFILLNTNGFISEEALNDALPLVDVMNIDVKAFSE; the protein is encoded by the coding sequence TTGAGATTCATGGATGGTATTACCGCTAGATGGTGGTCCAGAGAGGATGGAAATGTTCGCTGCGAACTTTGTCCTCATCGATGCTTGCTTGCCGAGGGGAAGACTGGCATCTGCAGGACCCGTAGGAACATTGGAAATGAACTTAGATCGTTATCATACGGGCATGTATGCGCATCCACAGCAGACCCCATCGAGAAGAAGCCCATCTTTCACTTCAGACCGGGCAGCAGGCTCTTTTCACTCGGCACCTTCGGTTGCAATCTGCGCTGCGATAACTGTCAGAATTTCGTGGTTGCTTGCGCCAATGAGGGGGAACTGCCATGCGAGATCATGAATCCTGAGGACGTGATGAGATCTGCAGTGGACAGGTGCGTGGACGGCATCGCATGGACATACAATGAGCCAATAGTCTGGCTCGAGTTCATTCTGGACACCGCTGCATTGGCGAAGGAAGAGGGCCTATTCATCCTGCTGAACACAAACGGTTTCATCTCTGAGGAGGCTCTCAATGACGCTCTTCCTCTCGTGGATGTGATGAATATCGACGTCAAGGCGTTCTCTGAG
- a CDS encoding metallophosphoesterase, giving the protein MEMMELTPGIIASTDRCLITDDTLIIADLHIGYESALENDGIHLPRMQTRLMSEKLMYLIDKFEIEKVVVLGDFKHEFSRNLSQEWSEVRSLLEMIKSTAEVVMVRGNHDNYLANIVSKMGIPMVDSFDENGVTFVHGHKDHGSRPVVMAHEHPSIKIIDSVGAYVKLPCFVHHERMGITVIPAFSPLALGTDFSTVSPDEYLSPILKGKELGEAKIIACSEVGLLPLGRLTDLRGLRV; this is encoded by the coding sequence ATGGAGATGATGGAGCTCACCCCTGGAATTATCGCATCCACTGACAGGTGCCTGATCACAGACGACACTCTGATCATAGCGGATCTCCATATTGGCTACGAGAGCGCCCTGGAGAATGACGGGATCCATCTGCCCAGAATGCAGACTCGATTGATGTCCGAGAAACTGATGTATCTTATCGACAAGTTCGAGATCGAGAAAGTTGTCGTGTTGGGTGATTTCAAACATGAGTTCAGTCGAAACCTGAGCCAGGAGTGGAGCGAGGTGCGTTCACTGCTGGAAATGATCAAGAGTACGGCTGAGGTTGTCATGGTCAGAGGCAATCACGACAACTACTTGGCGAACATCGTATCGAAGATGGGGATCCCAATGGTCGACTCGTTCGATGAGAACGGTGTGACATTCGTCCACGGACACAAGGACCACGGATCGAGACCCGTGGTCATGGCACATGAGCACCCCTCCATCAAGATCATCGATAGCGTGGGAGCATATGTCAAGCTTCCCTGCTTCGTCCACCATGAGAGAATGGGGATCACCGTCATACCTGCCTTCTCTCCCTTGGCTCTGGGAACGGATTTTTCCACCGTTTCTCCGGATGAATATTTATCCCCCATACTCAAGGGGAAGGAGCTTGGGGAAGCCAAGATAATCGCCTGCAGCGAGGTCGGTCTATTACCATTAGGAAGGCTTACTGATCTCAGAGGCCTCAGGGTCTGA
- a CDS encoding exonuclease produces MIRRTFVILPSIGNGTERSLWRDGIRHWDEFIDSPSINGMSQSRKEKMDEHLIEAREMLNSGHSHYFTNLLVPCEQWRLFQEMEPSVTYLDIETDGLRHDSKVTVVGIHRDGETRTLVRGIDLHSDSLARALRGTKLLVTFNGRSFDVPLLDFNFPFTVPRVPHFDLRHGCARIGLRGGLKKVERDVGIGRPKEVDYVTGEEAAYLWKLWERKGNQNALNLLRRYNEEDTRNLEPLARHTYERLKSRLEGEMIECQR; encoded by the coding sequence ATGATCAGGAGGACCTTCGTTATCCTGCCATCCATAGGCAATGGTACCGAAAGGTCTCTCTGGAGAGATGGAATCAGACACTGGGATGAATTCATAGATTCACCTTCTATAAATGGCATGTCTCAAAGCCGCAAGGAGAAGATGGACGAGCATCTCATCGAAGCCAGAGAAATGCTGAACAGTGGACATTCTCATTATTTCACCAATCTACTGGTTCCATGTGAGCAGTGGCGGCTGTTCCAGGAAATGGAGCCCAGTGTTACATATTTGGATATCGAGACCGATGGATTGAGACACGATTCCAAGGTTACCGTTGTCGGTATTCACCGAGATGGCGAGACACGAACATTGGTGAGGGGGATTGATCTGCACTCCGACTCGCTGGCAAGAGCTCTAAGAGGGACCAAACTGCTCGTGACCTTCAATGGTAGAAGCTTCGACGTTCCGCTCCTGGACTTCAACTTCCCGTTTACGGTTCCAAGGGTACCGCACTTCGATCTCCGTCACGGATGCGCGAGGATCGGCCTGAGGGGAGGTCTTAAGAAGGTTGAGAGAGACGTTGGTATTGGGAGGCCGAAGGAGGTCGATTACGTTACCGGGGAGGAGGCTGCCTATCTCTGGAAGCTCTGGGAGCGGAAGGGCAACCAGAATGCTCTCAATCTCCTCAGGAGATACAACGAGGAGGATACCAGGAACCTCGAGCCGCTTGCCAGGCATACGTACGAGAGATTGAAATCTAGACTTGAAGGAGAGATGATAGAATGTCAGCGATGA
- a CDS encoding DHH family phosphoesterase has translation MEVAAETARFLTRAKRVDVLAHIDADGITSASIASMALDRAGIDHSVHFIKKLDPEAIEKINLCESDAVWLVDLGSGSYSLLEHRGVCISDHHAPNFNGQTCLTAYFGRHVNPHLHGKDGSVEICGAGVTYLVARMMDERNKDLSYLAIVGAVGDFQDSGECRLIGINRHILQDAEEMGVIRASTDIRLFGRETRPLARMLQYSSDPFLPGLTGNYSNCKETLQILGLIPDDGVFEGDAPEGDDSMGSNRRWIDLDHEEKKRLTSWLCEFLLHNGLGSRAVRRLIGEVYVLPREEEGTPLHDAKEFATLLNACGRYGKAGMGMEVCKGDRNQHLKEALTMLGSHRRYLSESIGLLTYPNPSRVGAEGDASQIGTGKVPDDSIVILPFGKNIRYFQADERIPDTIVGIVAGMYLGSNQEIADRPLIGMAPVQDDPEKVKVSARGTKELVRMGLDLARAMRLASERVGGIGGGHAIAAGATIERGREEDFLEEIESIVGNQLSDANREA, from the coding sequence ATGGAGGTCGCGGCCGAGACCGCAAGATTCCTCACAAGGGCGAAGAGGGTGGATGTGCTGGCTCACATAGACGCTGATGGTATAACATCTGCCTCCATAGCCTCAATGGCCCTTGATAGGGCGGGAATAGATCATTCGGTTCATTTCATCAAGAAACTGGATCCAGAAGCGATCGAGAAGATCAATCTATGCGAATCCGATGCAGTTTGGCTAGTGGATCTGGGAAGCGGATCATACAGCCTTCTTGAGCACAGGGGGGTGTGCATTTCAGACCACCACGCCCCCAACTTCAACGGGCAGACCTGTCTTACAGCTTATTTCGGTCGACATGTGAACCCCCACCTCCACGGGAAGGATGGATCTGTCGAGATATGCGGGGCGGGGGTGACCTATCTGGTAGCGAGGATGATGGATGAGCGAAACAAAGACCTCTCCTACCTGGCCATCGTGGGAGCGGTGGGGGATTTCCAGGATTCCGGTGAGTGTCGCCTCATTGGTATCAACCGTCACATACTGCAGGATGCTGAGGAGATGGGGGTTATCCGGGCATCCACTGACATTCGACTGTTCGGAAGGGAGACAAGACCCCTAGCGAGGATGCTCCAGTACTCCTCGGACCCTTTCTTGCCTGGCTTGACTGGCAACTACTCAAACTGCAAGGAAACGCTGCAGATACTTGGCCTGATCCCCGATGATGGTGTATTCGAGGGGGATGCACCTGAGGGAGATGATTCCATGGGTTCGAACAGAAGGTGGATCGATTTGGACCATGAGGAGAAGAAGAGACTCACCAGCTGGCTCTGCGAATTCCTTCTGCACAACGGCCTGGGATCACGAGCTGTAAGGAGGCTCATAGGCGAGGTCTACGTCCTACCGAGAGAGGAAGAGGGCACGCCCCTTCACGACGCCAAGGAGTTCGCAACCCTGTTGAACGCGTGCGGAAGGTACGGGAAGGCCGGAATGGGCATGGAGGTGTGCAAAGGAGATCGCAACCAGCATCTAAAGGAGGCGCTCACGATGCTCGGATCGCACCGCAGGTACCTCTCCGAATCCATAGGTCTGTTGACCTATCCAAACCCTTCTAGGGTGGGAGCGGAGGGAGATGCATCGCAAATTGGTACGGGGAAGGTACCAGATGATTCCATCGTTATCCTCCCCTTCGGGAAGAACATCAGGTACTTCCAGGCAGATGAAAGGATCCCGGACACCATAGTTGGAATAGTGGCTGGCATGTATCTTGGCTCAAATCAAGAGATAGCGGATAGACCACTTATCGGCATGGCCCCCGTGCAGGATGATCCAGAGAAAGTGAAGGTTTCTGCAAGGGGGACGAAGGAGCTGGTGAGGATGGGGCTGGACCTTGCCAGGGCCATGAGGCTGGCCTCGGAGAGAGTTGGAGGAATTGGCGGTGGTCACGCAATCGCAGCAGGAGCCACCATCGAAAGAGGAAGGGAAGAGGATTTTCTCGAGGAGATCGAGAGTATTGTGGGTAACCAGCTATCAGATGCTAACCGAGAAGCATGA
- the argF gene encoding ornithine carbamoyltransferase, whose product MKRDVISILDIKEELEQLVRDAIEIKKGTKGADLPLKGKTLGMIFEKSSTRTRVSFETGMFQLGGHALYLSPKDLQIGRGETIADTAKVLSRYLDAIMYRAFSNKNMKELAKNASIPVISGLDDLEHPCQIVADLQTVMEYKGKLRGLKLVYLGDGNNVCNSLMLAAAIVGMDFVACCPYGYFPDGEITRKAEALASATGCSSLIIEDPAEAVKGADILYTDVWVSMGQEGEEVEREKVFEPYQLNSQLLSKAKSDAIVLHCLPAHRGLEISAEVIDGPQSVVFDEAENRLHAQKAILLMLLG is encoded by the coding sequence ATGAAAAGGGACGTCATTTCAATTCTAGACATCAAGGAAGAGCTAGAACAGCTCGTTCGGGATGCGATCGAGATCAAGAAAGGGACAAAGGGCGCGGATCTTCCTCTCAAGGGAAAGACCCTTGGGATGATATTCGAGAAATCCTCTACGCGTACCAGGGTATCCTTCGAAACAGGTATGTTCCAGCTTGGCGGTCACGCCCTCTACCTTAGCCCCAAGGATCTTCAGATTGGGAGGGGTGAGACCATTGCGGATACCGCAAAGGTGCTCAGTAGGTACCTGGATGCTATCATGTACCGTGCTTTCTCCAACAAGAACATGAAAGAGTTGGCCAAGAACGCATCCATACCGGTCATATCCGGTTTGGATGACCTTGAGCATCCATGCCAGATCGTCGCCGATCTTCAGACTGTAATGGAGTATAAAGGCAAGCTCAGGGGATTGAAGTTGGTGTACCTCGGAGATGGGAACAATGTCTGCAACTCGCTCATGCTGGCCGCCGCCATAGTGGGAATGGACTTCGTGGCGTGCTGCCCTTATGGATACTTTCCGGATGGGGAAATCACGAGGAAGGCAGAGGCTCTCGCTTCAGCAACCGGGTGTTCCTCCCTGATAATCGAGGATCCGGCAGAGGCGGTCAAAGGGGCTGATATCCTTTACACGGATGTTTGGGTCTCCATGGGTCAGGAAGGAGAAGAAGTGGAGCGCGAGAAGGTATTCGAGCCCTATCAGCTCAATTCCCAGCTTCTTTCAAAGGCAAAGAGCGATGCCATCGTTCTCCATTGTCTGCCGGCACATCGCGGACTTGAGATCAGTGCAGAGGTCATCGACGGGCCTCAGAGCGTGGTATTCGACGAGGCAGAAAACAGGCTGCATGCTCAGAAGGCAATACTCCTCATGCTTCTCGGTTAG
- a CDS encoding helix-turn-helix transcriptional regulator has product MSKIGIEQIKVLSDPNRLAILSLLSMKEMTTTQISQLLGISVQNTQYHIKKLAEADLISQTRQEIVGNLVEKYYRSAFEPGMISEAADEATIDIAERADLVFAAMGAIKGILNHGISILDERRNEYFLRPDIRPRYPFGADYIILPNTSESAKMAETLVTEFDDKMHALAEEFKDERKEKFALLYALFPYD; this is encoded by the coding sequence ATGAGTAAGATTGGCATTGAACAGATCAAGGTCTTATCAGATCCCAATCGGTTGGCCATTCTATCACTACTGTCAATGAAGGAAATGACCACCACGCAGATTTCGCAACTGCTAGGTATCAGTGTCCAGAACACGCAGTACCACATAAAGAAACTTGCCGAGGCCGATCTCATTTCACAGACACGCCAAGAAATAGTTGGCAACCTTGTGGAGAAATATTACAGATCCGCATTCGAACCGGGCATGATTTCAGAGGCTGCGGACGAGGCGACTATTGACATTGCCGAGCGGGCCGATCTCGTGTTCGCCGCAATGGGGGCAATCAAAGGCATACTCAATCATGGCATATCAATTTTGGACGAACGGAGGAATGAATATTTCCTAAGACCAGATATTCGACCCCGATATCCCTTTGGAGCCGACTATATAATCCTACCCAATACCTCAGAGAGCGCGAAGATGGCCGAGACTCTTGTCACTGAATTCGACGATAAGATGCACGCCCTGGCCGAGGAGTTCAAGGATGAGAGGAAGGAAAAATTTGCACTTCTTTACGCCCTCTTTCCTTACGATTGA